One Papaver somniferum cultivar HN1 chromosome 10, ASM357369v1, whole genome shotgun sequence genomic window carries:
- the LOC113315701 gene encoding uncharacterized protein LOC113315701 → MSREDYQPITVKFDGTNYNHWSFLMRSFLKGKSMWKYIDGKAKKPANGVVITDKGKDTGEETAESWEINNHKILTWLSNTVVTSISMQLTSFETAKDAWEFLSKREESRLVQLLMALRDDFETVRASILHRSPLPSVEAALSELITEETRKRIKPDIPAVFAVNSRANFNTHLNSQKTHRDFSQIQCYNCKKPGHLAKNCTVPSVQSGSQSSNTQTIQQGSSFPIQCNYCKEPGHTVGNCTSPTSRNMRERRKFNGTGYTSAPSSYAATSPSSYAAASTPNNLADIQEMLKKALSLGNNNSTAASTLSTSTSSFSNGSQDRKACWDRP, encoded by the coding sequence ATGTCACGTGAAGATTATCAACCCATTACTGTGAagtttgatggaacaaactacaATCATTGGTCTTTCTTAATGAGAAGTTTCCTCAAGGGAAAATCCATGTGGAAATATATTGACGGCAAAGCTAAGAAGCCTGCAAACGGAGTCGTCATCACTGACAAAGGAAAAGATACAGGAGAAGAAACTGCAGAGAGCTGGGAGATCAATAATCACAAAATATTAACCTGGCTaagcaacacagtagtaacaTCTATAAGCATGCAACTTACAAGCTTTGAGACTGCCAAAGATGCATGGGAGTTTCTCTCAAAAAGAGAAGAGTCTCGATTAGTTCAGCTCTTAATGGCATTAAGAGATGACTTTGAGACTGTGAGAGCCTCAATCCTCCATCGATCACCTCTTCCGTCTGTCGAAGCCGCATTGTCAGAACTCATCACTGAAGAAACTCGGAAAAGAATCAAACCAGACATACCAGCAGTGTTTGCAGTCAATTCACGTGCAAACTTTAACACTCATCTCAACTCTCAGAAAACTCATCGTGATTTCTCACAAATCCAGTGCTACAACTGTAAGAAACCAGGCCACCTAGCCAAGAACTGCACCGTGCCATCAGTGCAAAGTGGATCACAAAGCTCAAACACACAAACAATCCAGCAAGGATCAAGCTTCCCAATCCAGTGCAACTACTGCAAGGAACCAGGGCATACAGTAGGAAACTGTACATCCCCTACTTCCAGAAATATGAGAGAACGAAGAAAGTTTAATGGAACTGGATACACATCTGCACCATCCAGTTATGCAGCTACATCACCATCCAGTTATGCAGCTGCATCCACACCAAACAATCTAGCTGACATACAAGAGATGCTCAAGAAAGCACTCTCACTGGGTAACAATAACTCTACAGCAGCATCTACACTATCTACTTCCACAAGTAGCTTTTCAAATGGATCCCAAGACAGAAAAGCttgttgggataggccgtag